A window from Vulcanimicrobium alpinum encodes these proteins:
- a CDS encoding cupin domain-containing protein, with protein MDARTSRFTRKFRAGGAFGWDDVDVLAYKEAGGAPFRAVTRQVLFEEAEQGCQLRYFEVAPGGHTTLERHEHVHAVLVLRGRGAALIGDEVREIGEHDLCRIPPMTWHQFRAADDAPLGFLCLVSSERDRPQLPSDADLAALRTDPAVAAFLRI; from the coding sequence ATGGACGCACGCACGTCGCGCTTCACGCGTAAGTTCCGCGCCGGCGGGGCGTTCGGCTGGGACGACGTCGACGTGCTCGCGTACAAAGAAGCCGGCGGCGCGCCGTTCCGCGCGGTGACGCGACAGGTGCTCTTCGAGGAGGCCGAGCAGGGCTGCCAATTACGCTACTTCGAGGTCGCGCCCGGCGGCCACACGACGCTCGAGCGGCACGAGCACGTGCACGCGGTGCTCGTCCTGCGAGGCCGCGGCGCGGCACTCATCGGCGACGAGGTGCGCGAGATCGGCGAACACGATCTGTGCCGCATCCCGCCGATGACGTGGCATCAGTTCCGCGCCGCCGATGACGCGCCGCTCGGATTCTTGTGCCTGGTCAGCTCGGAGCGCGATCGCCCGCAGCTTCCCTCCGACGCCGATCTCGCGGCGCTCCGCACCGACCCCGCGGTCGCCGCGTTCCTTCGCATCTAG
- a CDS encoding peroxiredoxin, which translates to MNDISQIPAGLPIPQDDGAAAHLTGMRIPSVTLTATDGSQIDLAAIPGTVVVFAYPRTGRPGEPSLTDDWEMIPGARGCTPQTCGFRDLHAEFGALGARVFGLSTQDPAYQREMVERLHVPFPVLSDEKLALAHAMRLPTMDVAGLTLLKRMAWIARDGVIERVFYPVFPPDRNAGDVLAALRDAVSA; encoded by the coding sequence ATGAACGACATCTCGCAGATCCCCGCCGGCCTCCCGATCCCGCAGGACGACGGCGCCGCCGCACATCTCACCGGAATGCGCATCCCGTCGGTGACGTTGACGGCGACCGACGGTTCGCAGATCGACCTCGCCGCGATCCCCGGAACGGTCGTGGTGTTCGCGTATCCGCGTACCGGACGCCCCGGCGAACCGTCGCTGACCGACGATTGGGAGATGATCCCCGGCGCCCGCGGCTGCACTCCGCAGACGTGCGGCTTCCGCGATTTGCACGCCGAGTTCGGCGCGCTCGGCGCCCGCGTCTTCGGCCTCTCCACGCAAGATCCGGCGTATCAGCGCGAGATGGTCGAACGGCTTCATGTCCCGTTCCCCGTGCTCAGCGACGAGAAGCTCGCGCTGGCGCACGCGATGCGTTTGCCGACGATGGACGTCGCCGGTCTCACTCTGCTCAAGCGGATGGCATGGATCGCGCGCGACGGCGTGATCGAGCGCGTGTTCTATCCCGTCTTCCCGCCGGACCGCAACGCCGGCGACGTGCTGGCGGCGCTGCGCGACGCGGTCAGCGCGTAA
- a CDS encoding GreA/GreB family elongation factor has protein sequence MSRAFTKERDDAPQPEPVLRKRVEELPARPDDLRVVGPGAHVVVEGVDAEPRTFTIAGYDETDLAAQRIGIDSPLAQALLGKRAGNRVVWHRPAGDRTLRIARVEYD, from the coding sequence ATGAGCCGTGCGTTCACCAAGGAGCGCGACGATGCGCCCCAACCCGAGCCCGTGCTGCGCAAGCGCGTCGAGGAGCTCCCGGCCCGGCCCGACGATCTGCGCGTGGTCGGCCCGGGCGCCCACGTCGTCGTGGAAGGCGTCGATGCCGAGCCCCGCACGTTCACGATCGCCGGTTACGACGAGACGGACCTTGCCGCGCAGCGCATCGGGATCGACTCACCGCTGGCCCAGGCGCTGCTCGGCAAGCGAGCCGGCAACCGGGTCGTCTGGCATCGTCCGGCCGGCGACCGCACCCTGCGGATCGCGCGGGTCGAGTACGACTGA
- a CDS encoding DNA-3-methyladenine glycosylase family protein, translating into MNGTLVPVRTPYRRDLSAVVLRRLSTNVVDVFEGGVYRRLLGDPRAPTLLTVDQPAPDAVRVRFDGPQAARFDAVSVVRRALGTDVDLTPLYDGARAFAWLDRIATLARGVRPPRYPTLWEAIVNAVVYQQVSIHAAGAILRRVIERFAVASEADGVRLFPFPDAATILAADPPELRSLGLSVNKINALKAVAHAIADGALDEAALAELTTPDLIAALVEHKGIGPWTAAVVALRGFGRLDIFPMNDSGATAGLRKLSGDPAIEAEPILERLQPQQGMLYYHLLLGRLDERGEISLTR; encoded by the coding sequence GTGAACGGGACGCTCGTGCCGGTGCGCACGCCGTATCGGCGCGATCTTTCCGCGGTGGTGCTGCGACGGCTCTCCACCAACGTGGTCGACGTGTTCGAAGGCGGGGTGTATCGCCGGCTGCTGGGCGATCCGCGCGCGCCGACGCTGCTCACCGTCGACCAGCCCGCGCCGGATGCGGTGCGCGTGCGCTTCGACGGGCCGCAGGCCGCGCGTTTCGACGCCGTCTCGGTTGTGCGCCGCGCGCTCGGCACCGACGTCGACCTGACGCCGTTGTACGACGGCGCTCGTGCGTTCGCGTGGCTCGACCGGATCGCGACGCTCGCGCGCGGCGTCCGTCCGCCGCGCTATCCGACGCTGTGGGAAGCGATCGTCAACGCGGTCGTGTACCAGCAGGTGTCGATCCACGCCGCGGGTGCGATCCTGCGTCGCGTCATTGAGCGCTTCGCGGTCGCGTCCGAGGCCGACGGCGTACGGCTGTTCCCGTTTCCGGACGCGGCGACGATCCTTGCCGCCGATCCGCCGGAACTGCGGAGCCTCGGGTTGTCGGTGAACAAGATCAATGCGCTCAAGGCCGTCGCGCACGCGATCGCCGATGGCGCGCTCGACGAAGCCGCGCTCGCCGAGCTTACGACACCCGATCTGATCGCGGCGCTGGTCGAGCACAAAGGGATCGGGCCGTGGACGGCTGCGGTCGTTGCGCTGCGCGGCTTCGGCCGTCTCGACATCTTCCCGATGAACGACTCCGGCGCGACGGCCGGACTGCGCAAACTCTCCGGCGATCCCGCGATCGAAGCCGAACCGATCCTCGAGCGTCTGCAGCCGCAACAGGGGATGCTGTACTACCATCTGCTCCTAGGCCGCCTCGACGAACGCGGCGAGATCAGCCTGACGCGCTGA
- a CDS encoding ABC transporter permease: MYLTTYARYWRINLLTMLEYRANFLMWFGFTIVYHGTAIAALWITLRNFPSINGWNFRDTAFMYGLWMLGHGLHNTFFFTVGGVPEFVREGRFDRFLVRPLDPLFQALTVPQQIWPDELILAIVYFCVVTVYAGVHVDWLFIAYVPFVALGGALIDFGINLAIATASFWFTRIDSLRWVFMSLEQEFSRYPISIYQRGVRLVLAFVLPFAFMNYFPATFLLHKSETGLSLNPAVGLLTPVVGAACFAIAYLFWRVGIDRYQGTGS, encoded by the coding sequence GTGTACCTGACGACGTACGCGCGCTACTGGCGGATCAACCTGCTCACCATGCTCGAGTACCGGGCGAACTTCCTGATGTGGTTCGGGTTCACGATCGTCTATCACGGCACCGCGATCGCGGCGCTCTGGATCACGCTGCGCAACTTTCCGTCGATCAACGGCTGGAACTTTCGCGACACCGCCTTCATGTACGGCCTGTGGATGCTCGGACACGGACTGCACAACACGTTCTTCTTCACCGTCGGCGGCGTCCCCGAATTCGTGCGCGAAGGTCGCTTCGACCGGTTCCTCGTCCGTCCGCTCGATCCGCTCTTTCAGGCGCTGACGGTGCCGCAGCAGATCTGGCCCGACGAACTGATCCTCGCGATCGTGTACTTCTGCGTCGTCACGGTCTACGCCGGCGTCCACGTCGACTGGCTCTTCATCGCGTACGTCCCGTTCGTCGCGCTCGGCGGGGCGCTGATCGATTTCGGAATCAACCTCGCGATCGCGACGGCGTCGTTCTGGTTCACGCGCATCGACTCGCTGCGCTGGGTGTTCATGTCGCTCGAACAGGAGTTCTCGCGCTATCCGATCTCGATCTATCAGCGCGGCGTGCGCCTCGTGCTCGCGTTCGTGCTCCCGTTCGCGTTCATGAACTACTTTCCGGCGACGTTTCTGCTGCACAAAAGCGAGACCGGGCTCTCGCTCAACCCGGCCGTCGGCCTGCTCACCCCCGTCGTCGGAGCGGCGTGCTTCGCGATCGCCTACCTCTTCTGGCGGGTCGGAATCGACCGGTACCAGGGCACCGGAAGTTGA
- a CDS encoding isovaleryl-CoA dehydrogenase — protein MDTIDRPHYLTHEVTNQPPPLAEYNAAASDAALLEGLEREAAGWDGDGLLALGARAGSAEAIGWGFDANRHAPELRTHDRYGHRIDEVAFHPAWHRLMETAVAHGLHGAPWREPRAGAHAARMARFYVWSQVESGHGCPISMTYAAVPVLRRRPDLAALFEPALTSSIYEPHLRPLREKRGALCGMAMTEKQGGSDVRANTTRAEAFDGDTYALTGHKWFCSAPMSDAFLVLAQAAEGLTCFFLPRILPDETRNAFHIQRLKDKLGNRSNASSEIELDAALALRVGDEGRGVATIIEMVTHTRLDCVGGSAALMRQAFVQAAHHARHRRAFGALLADQPLMENVLADLALESEAATTLLMRLAGAVDRSADDPREAAFARIAIALGKYWVCKRAPAHVAEAMECLGGNGYVEESILPRLYREAPVNAIWEGSGNVNALDLLRALAKTPASFDALFAELDAVRGDDARFDAALAETRDGFAGGAAAEPRNARRAVEALALLLQASLLLRYAPPFVAEAFAASRLGNDGGATFGTLPASADVRAIVTRAWPG, from the coding sequence ATGGACACGATCGATCGTCCGCACTACCTCACCCACGAGGTGACGAACCAGCCGCCGCCGCTGGCCGAGTACAACGCGGCGGCGTCCGATGCGGCGTTGCTTGAGGGGCTCGAGCGCGAGGCTGCCGGCTGGGACGGCGACGGCCTGCTCGCGCTCGGCGCGCGCGCCGGTTCGGCCGAAGCGATCGGCTGGGGTTTCGACGCGAACCGCCATGCGCCCGAGCTGCGCACGCACGACCGCTACGGCCACCGCATCGACGAGGTTGCCTTCCATCCAGCCTGGCACCGTTTGATGGAAACCGCGGTCGCGCACGGGCTGCACGGCGCGCCGTGGCGCGAGCCGCGCGCCGGCGCGCACGCGGCGCGCATGGCGCGCTTCTACGTGTGGTCGCAAGTCGAATCCGGACACGGTTGCCCGATCTCGATGACCTACGCGGCGGTGCCGGTGCTGCGGCGGCGCCCCGATCTCGCCGCGCTCTTCGAGCCCGCGCTGACGTCGTCGATCTACGAGCCGCACCTGCGACCGCTGCGCGAGAAACGCGGCGCGCTGTGCGGGATGGCGATGACCGAGAAGCAAGGCGGCTCCGACGTGCGCGCCAACACGACGCGCGCCGAGGCGTTCGACGGCGACACGTACGCGCTGACCGGGCACAAGTGGTTCTGTTCCGCGCCGATGTCGGATGCGTTCCTCGTCCTCGCGCAGGCGGCAGAGGGGCTGACGTGTTTCTTTCTCCCGCGCATCCTCCCCGACGAGACGCGCAACGCGTTCCACATCCAGCGGCTCAAAGACAAACTGGGCAACCGTTCCAACGCGTCGAGCGAGATCGAACTCGACGCCGCGCTCGCGCTGCGCGTCGGCGACGAAGGCCGCGGCGTCGCAACGATCATCGAGATGGTCACGCACACGCGCCTCGACTGCGTCGGCGGGAGCGCCGCGCTGATGCGGCAAGCGTTCGTGCAGGCGGCGCATCATGCGCGCCACCGTCGCGCGTTCGGCGCGCTGCTCGCCGACCAGCCGCTGATGGAGAACGTCCTGGCCGATCTGGCGCTGGAGTCCGAAGCGGCGACGACCCTGTTGATGCGTCTCGCCGGCGCCGTCGACCGCAGCGCAGACGATCCGCGCGAAGCGGCGTTCGCGCGCATCGCCATCGCGCTGGGCAAATACTGGGTGTGCAAGCGGGCGCCGGCGCACGTCGCCGAGGCGATGGAATGCCTCGGCGGCAACGGCTACGTCGAGGAGAGCATCCTGCCGCGGCTCTACCGCGAAGCCCCGGTCAACGCGATTTGGGAAGGCTCCGGCAACGTCAACGCGCTCGACCTGCTGCGAGCGCTCGCGAAAACGCCGGCATCGTTCGACGCGCTGTTCGCCGAGCTCGACGCGGTGCGCGGCGACGATGCGCGCTTCGACGCCGCGCTCGCCGAGACGCGCGATGGATTCGCCGGCGGGGCGGCGGCGGAGCCGCGTAATGCGCGGCGCGCCGTCGAAGCGCTCGCACTGCTGCTGCAGGCGTCGCTGCTGCTGCGGTACGCGCCGCCGTTCGTCGCCGAGGCGTTCGCGGCAAGCAGACTCGGCAACGACGGCGGCGCGACGTTCGGCACGCTGCCGGCCTCCGCCGACGTGCGTGCCATCGTGACCCGCGCCTGGCCGGGCTGA
- a CDS encoding helix-turn-helix transcriptional regulator, which produces MHDAPAVTLEHVYAVATRGSVAEIDELLAVYAAARRLKDAMPTGLRGMRASISGDVAGGIALLRRAVAHAADPERQYLIDMLVPLLISTADLDGADEALRATNDAVACLIPAALALRAVVAAQRGRDEQSRALAKRAVGDERALEMPIVAARILQRVALAALYRQEFEEAQERALAAARAYETIGAHRNAAVAYSVLYVIAHDWTCDPEITRLYAERMTISSERAGDVSMQNNGLVAQFGIAAEAGDDERLASIRARLLANPMSEQFGERFACVLAESLMHGWAGRFDVAEATIAAFAAADGRSLPEISLCESLLALFDAARWDVVAARRRAHLVLSRTAHHADPEPLYDAHSRRIARIIAASVCILVGESARGVRALTKRFDPDGAFAVLATQHHLDERAVPPIMRGYARLINVVRDAAVRNAPKLGLTRAEMDVLRALPDGATLEQIAAEFGKSRKTIARQVGAIYDKLEVSNRAQAVQRARDLGMYL; this is translated from the coding sequence GTGCACGACGCCCCCGCGGTTACGCTCGAGCATGTGTATGCCGTCGCGACGCGCGGATCGGTCGCCGAGATCGACGAATTGCTCGCCGTTTACGCCGCGGCGCGCCGTCTCAAGGATGCGATGCCGACGGGCCTGCGCGGGATGCGCGCCTCGATCTCCGGCGACGTCGCCGGCGGCATCGCGCTGCTGCGCCGCGCGGTCGCGCACGCCGCCGATCCCGAACGCCAGTACCTGATCGACATGCTGGTCCCCCTGTTGATCTCGACGGCCGATCTCGACGGCGCCGACGAAGCGCTGCGCGCGACGAACGATGCGGTGGCGTGTCTGATCCCGGCGGCGCTCGCCCTGCGCGCCGTCGTCGCGGCGCAGCGCGGCCGCGACGAGCAGAGCCGCGCGCTCGCCAAACGCGCCGTGGGCGACGAACGCGCGCTCGAGATGCCGATCGTCGCGGCGCGGATCCTGCAGCGCGTCGCGCTCGCGGCGCTCTACCGTCAGGAGTTCGAAGAAGCGCAAGAGCGCGCGCTCGCCGCGGCGCGCGCCTACGAAACAATCGGCGCGCATCGCAACGCAGCGGTTGCGTATTCGGTCCTCTACGTGATCGCGCACGACTGGACGTGCGATCCCGAGATCACCCGGCTTTACGCCGAACGGATGACGATCAGCAGCGAGCGCGCCGGCGACGTCTCGATGCAGAACAACGGTCTGGTCGCGCAATTCGGCATCGCCGCGGAAGCCGGCGACGACGAGCGGCTGGCGTCGATCCGCGCGCGCCTGCTCGCGAACCCGATGAGCGAACAGTTCGGCGAACGGTTCGCCTGCGTGCTCGCCGAGTCGCTGATGCACGGCTGGGCCGGCCGCTTCGACGTCGCCGAAGCGACGATCGCCGCGTTCGCCGCCGCCGACGGGCGCAGCCTCCCGGAGATCTCGCTCTGCGAGTCGCTGCTGGCGCTCTTCGACGCCGCACGCTGGGACGTCGTCGCGGCGCGCCGGCGCGCGCATCTGGTGCTGAGCCGGACGGCGCACCACGCCGATCCCGAACCGCTGTACGACGCGCATTCGCGGCGCATCGCGCGCATCATCGCCGCGTCGGTCTGCATCCTCGTCGGCGAGTCGGCGCGCGGCGTTCGCGCGCTCACTAAGCGCTTCGATCCCGACGGCGCGTTCGCGGTGCTCGCGACGCAGCACCATCTCGACGAGCGTGCCGTGCCGCCGATCATGCGCGGCTACGCGCGGCTGATCAACGTCGTCCGCGACGCGGCGGTGCGCAACGCCCCGAAACTCGGCCTCACCCGCGCCGAGATGGACGTCCTGCGCGCGCTTCCCGACGGCGCGACCCTCGAGCAGATCGCCGCCGAGTTCGGCAAGTCACGCAAGACGATCGCGCGCCAGGTGGGCGCGATCTACGACAAGCTCGAGGTCTCGAATCGCGCGCAGGCCGTACAGCGAGCGCGCGATCTGGGGATGTACCTCTAG
- a CDS encoding HD-GYP domain-containing protein: MKAARAVDALLATLDACDEATCAHSLATDAWARQIAKRLTLPDDLVERIATAGLLHDIGKIATPPSILLKPGPLDDAEWAVMREHAAAGAAMVAAIPALAAYAPIVRSHHERIDGNGYPDGLAGDAILFEARVVAVADAFHSMVSDRPYRRARLAGEAMEILRAGRGSQWDALVVDVMIDVVATRRTRAVDAELTSMLGRAG; encoded by the coding sequence GTGAAGGCCGCACGCGCCGTGGACGCGCTGCTCGCGACGCTCGATGCATGCGACGAAGCGACGTGCGCGCACTCGCTGGCGACCGACGCGTGGGCGCGGCAAATCGCAAAGCGCCTCACGCTTCCGGACGATCTCGTCGAGCGAATCGCCACCGCAGGCCTGCTGCACGACATCGGCAAGATCGCGACGCCGCCGTCGATCCTGCTCAAGCCCGGCCCGCTCGACGACGCGGAATGGGCGGTGATGCGCGAACACGCCGCCGCCGGCGCCGCGATGGTCGCCGCGATCCCGGCGCTGGCCGCCTACGCGCCGATCGTGCGGTCGCACCACGAACGGATCGACGGCAACGGCTATCCGGACGGCCTGGCGGGAGACGCGATCCTCTTCGAAGCGCGCGTCGTCGCCGTCGCCGACGCGTTTCACTCGATGGTGAGCGATCGGCCCTATCGCCGCGCCCGGCTCGCCGGCGAGGCAATGGAGATCCTTCGCGCGGGGCGCGGATCGCAGTGGGATGCGCTCGTGGTCGACGTCATGATCGACGTCGTGGCGACGCGCCGCACGCGCGCGGTCGACGCCGAGCTCACCTCGATGCTGGGCCGCGCCGGCTGA
- a CDS encoding pirin family protein codes for MATQTAPVFAIQRAKDRAFFDFGWLQTHHSFSFADYYDPENLNWGALRVFNDDVVQPGKGFGTHPHRDMEIVTYVLRGELEHRDSMGHHGVVAPGGVQYMSAGTGVQHSEFNHSQSRDVHFVQMWVLPRSYGEAPAYGQHTFAEDERRNRWLTIASGQSGIEAPVSLRQDATVRVARLEDAALEYALDPSRYGFLFVAEGTVTANGETLGAGDAVRIHGVRDLAVRGSGELVLWDVPPTGVRLEDA; via the coding sequence ATGGCTACTCAGACGGCGCCCGTATTCGCGATCCAGCGTGCGAAGGACCGGGCATTCTTCGACTTCGGCTGGCTGCAGACGCACCACTCGTTCAGCTTCGCCGACTACTACGACCCGGAGAACCTGAACTGGGGCGCGCTGCGGGTCTTCAACGACGACGTGGTGCAGCCGGGGAAGGGCTTCGGCACCCATCCGCATCGCGACATGGAGATCGTCACCTACGTCCTGCGCGGCGAGCTGGAGCACCGCGACTCGATGGGCCACCACGGCGTCGTCGCGCCGGGCGGCGTGCAATACATGAGCGCGGGGACCGGCGTGCAGCACAGCGAGTTCAACCACTCGCAGAGCCGCGACGTCCACTTCGTGCAGATGTGGGTGCTGCCGCGCAGTTACGGCGAAGCGCCGGCCTACGGCCAGCATACGTTCGCGGAAGACGAGCGGCGCAACCGCTGGCTCACGATCGCGAGCGGCCAGTCCGGCATCGAGGCGCCGGTCTCGTTGCGCCAGGACGCGACGGTGCGCGTCGCGCGTCTCGAGGACGCGGCGCTCGAATACGCACTCGACCCGTCGCGCTACGGATTTCTCTTCGTCGCCGAGGGCACGGTGACGGCGAACGGTGAGACGCTCGGCGCAGGCGACGCGGTGCGCATCCACGGCGTGCGCGATCTCGCCGTGCGCGGAAGTGGCGAACTCGTCCTCTGGGACGTACCGCCGACCGGCGTTCGCCTGGAGGACGCGTGA
- a CDS encoding RuBisCO large subunit C-terminal-like domain-containing protein codes for MAWLTATYLIDAAPDEIEARASALAIEQSVECPLAAIGDQRVLHEIVGRVAGIEPAGDGRYRVDVGLAVETTGGEPAQLMNMIFGNCSLWEHVRFVDVTLPEPLLARFPGPRHGIAGIRALLDAPQRAMTSTAVKPQGLPVAELARLCKTFALGGVDIVKDDHGIANQTYSPFDERVRACQRAVLEAVETTGKPAFYAPSLSGTPRVLRERARLARDLGVRVVLVAPMLIGLPAFADLVDEFPEFVYLAHPSAAGGRIDPVLIFGKLFRLFGADAVIFTNYGGRFAYPRESCAALAAAARAPWGTLAPALPVPAGGMLLERVDELLEFYGDDTMMLIGGNLLIARDALLERTREYVAKVEGHGRTHVALHA; via the coding sequence ATGGCCTGGCTGACCGCGACGTACCTGATCGACGCCGCCCCCGACGAAATCGAGGCGCGGGCCTCCGCGCTCGCGATCGAGCAGAGCGTCGAGTGCCCGCTAGCGGCGATCGGCGACCAGCGCGTCCTGCATGAGATCGTCGGGCGCGTCGCCGGGATCGAACCGGCCGGCGACGGCCGCTATCGCGTCGACGTCGGGCTCGCCGTCGAGACGACGGGCGGCGAGCCGGCGCAATTGATGAACATGATCTTCGGGAACTGCTCGTTGTGGGAGCACGTGCGCTTCGTCGACGTGACGCTGCCCGAGCCGCTGCTCGCGCGCTTCCCCGGACCGCGGCACGGGATCGCAGGGATCCGGGCGCTGCTCGACGCGCCGCAGCGCGCGATGACGAGCACCGCCGTCAAGCCGCAGGGGCTCCCCGTCGCCGAACTCGCGCGATTGTGCAAGACCTTCGCGCTGGGTGGCGTCGACATCGTGAAAGACGACCACGGGATCGCGAATCAAACCTATTCGCCGTTCGACGAACGCGTGCGGGCCTGCCAGCGCGCGGTGCTCGAAGCGGTGGAGACGACCGGCAAGCCGGCGTTCTATGCGCCGAGCCTGTCGGGGACGCCGCGCGTTCTGCGGGAGCGCGCGCGGCTCGCCCGCGATCTGGGCGTGCGCGTCGTACTCGTCGCGCCGATGCTGATCGGCCTTCCGGCGTTCGCCGATCTGGTCGACGAATTCCCCGAGTTCGTCTACCTCGCGCATCCCTCCGCGGCCGGCGGCCGGATCGATCCGGTGCTGATCTTCGGCAAACTGTTTCGCCTCTTCGGCGCCGATGCCGTGATCTTCACCAACTATGGCGGACGCTTCGCGTATCCGCGCGAGTCGTGCGCCGCGCTGGCCGCTGCGGCGCGCGCGCCTTGGGGCACGCTCGCTCCGGCGCTCCCGGTCCCGGCCGGCGGGATGCTGCTCGAACGCGTCGACGAATTGCTCGAGTTCTACGGGGACGATACGATGATGCTGATCGGCGGCAACCTGCTGATCGCGCGCGACGCGCTCTTGGAGCGGACGCGCGAGTACGTTGCGAAGGTCGAGGGTCATGGACGCACGCACGTCGCGCTTCACGCGTAA
- a CDS encoding UBP-type zinc finger domain-containing protein, protein MTEGACAHAATLAHHAPNTPQGCEECLRSGDAWVHLRLCDACGHVGCCDSSKNTHATKHHQAAKHPVIASLEAGERWKWCYVHEAMWE, encoded by the coding sequence GTGACCGAAGGCGCGTGCGCGCACGCGGCGACGCTGGCGCATCACGCGCCAAACACGCCGCAGGGCTGCGAAGAGTGCCTCCGCAGCGGCGACGCGTGGGTGCACCTGCGCCTCTGCGACGCCTGCGGTCACGTCGGCTGCTGCGACTCCTCAAAGAACACGCACGCGACCAAACATCATCAGGCGGCGAAGCACCCGGTGATCGCCTCGCTCGAAGCCGGCGAACGCTGGAAGTGGTGTTACGTGCACGAAGCGATGTGGGAGTGA
- a CDS encoding Clp protease N-terminal domain-containing protein — MSMWEPFTERARHAIVRAQEVAQMFGSPGIGTQHILFGLADSDDELGALLSRSIDRSALKERLGAAGQAPTTEMVFSGESKHAIERAFVHARAHNDRFIDTTHISLGILDAEMPDLVPGVGRDALEEAIATIARTVRESDNPPAAATHGGAWRLSDGGDGDAAFAEALLRTLAVQHQLPPGTRVQVSVVRPDDHQRSYTFERREETP, encoded by the coding sequence ATGTCGATGTGGGAGCCGTTCACCGAGCGAGCCCGGCACGCGATCGTTCGCGCGCAGGAAGTCGCGCAGATGTTCGGCTCCCCCGGCATCGGGACGCAGCACATCCTCTTCGGTTTGGCCGACTCCGACGACGAGCTCGGGGCACTGCTCTCGCGCAGCATCGACCGCAGCGCGCTGAAGGAACGGCTCGGCGCCGCCGGTCAGGCGCCGACGACCGAGATGGTGTTCTCCGGCGAGTCGAAGCATGCGATCGAGCGCGCGTTCGTGCACGCCCGCGCCCACAACGACCGGTTCATCGACACGACGCACATCTCGCTGGGCATCCTCGATGCCGAGATGCCGGATCTAGTCCCCGGCGTTGGCCGTGATGCGCTCGAAGAGGCGATCGCGACGATCGCGCGGACCGTCCGCGAGTCGGACAACCCGCCTGCCGCCGCGACGCATGGCGGCGCATGGCGTCTCAGCGACGGCGGCGACGGCGACGCGGCCTTCGCGGAGGCGCTGCTCCGGACGCTTGCCGTCCAACACCAGCTTCCTCCGGGAACGCGGGTGCAGGTGTCGGTCGTCCGGCCGGACGATCACCAACGCTCATACACGTTCGAACGTCGCGAGGAAACGCCATGA